In Fragaria vesca subsp. vesca linkage group LG1, FraVesHawaii_1.0, whole genome shotgun sequence, the sequence AATTTTCCTTTAATCTCCCTTCTTCAAGAAGATATAGTCTTGGGTATATTTCTTTTATTTTTTTTTAAGTGATCGATCTGGAATTATAATTTGATATGAACTCATATTTGGGGCTTTATTATTTAAAGAGAAACACACCAATCTTTACCATGAATCTGGACCTTTTGTTTTCTTGTTGATATATATGTTCTTCTGCAGCTCAAGTCATCTAAAGAATTTCTTTGATTTGTTTTATAAGAGAAATACAAGAAATTGTTTAATCAAATATATTTATATTTTTATCGGAAAATTATTATTGACAAGTCACTTGCCAAATCATACTAACAATCAATAACAACCATTTGATCATTTAAAATCTAAGGGATAACAAATGGTGTATAAAATAGTGTCAAATTTTATGCCCTTTGAACCGGACCCTTAACGTAATGCAAATATATAAACTTATCTTCTTTACTTAAAGGTGCCAGATTGATATAGGTTCGTTTAAAAGTAAATAGTTAATTTTTCATCATCAATTAAAGAATTCATCTACACTAGATTATATTTATTATCAGACTGTAGACAAACTTATAAAGAAGGAAAATGATTCTTGGCTTTAATAAAGCTTAAGATTTTTTGCCTTAATCATAGGTGGCATGCTATGTCACCTAAACACATCACCAATTAAAAAGATTATGACATGTCATTCTTAAGCAAAAATATAATCATATCCTTCCAAATCCAATGGCTGTAGATTATTTTGTCTTTTTATAAAGAGACAAATTTTTTGTCTTCCTTTTATAATAAAAAAAATATATATATTTCTAGCATTTTCTTTCTTTTTTCCTTTTCATCACTATCATGATTAGATTGAACGTAACATATAGTGTGAAAATACATATATTTCTGAGAATNNNNNNNNNNNNNNNNNNNNTATATATATATATAATTCGTCCAAAATAAAGTATATATATACATAATCATCCAACAGAAATTCAATAGAGATCTTTCAATTTTTTTAAAAAAAAATTTGATAAAGAATATGGCTTATATATAGATATCATAATTTTAAACTGCAAAAATAAAATCTTAAAATGGAACTAAATTTTGATTCACAAAGATAGAAGGAAATTTTAATAAATTTACGAAATTGATTTATGGTATAAAAGCCTAACTTGGTATGATTATTAAGTTGGTCATTATTATGAATAAATTAATTAAATTTGGTATATACGCATCCATATTAAAATGGTAAGAAAATATTCCATATCAGTATGTAACATCCATTAATTATTAAGGTTAATTAAGATTGTATTTTTAACTAAGAATGAAATGACATGATTTCTCCTTGATACCTTCCTAAGTATAAATCTTAGGTCTTATTAAGGCTCTCTAGCACTACCCAAGGCCCTCTAGCACTACCCTATAAAGAATTACAAGCAGAGAGAAAAAAGTTAAGAAAACTAAAGAGTTCCGATCTAAACTTCGTAGAAGTACTAATAAATATTGGGATATTATATTTCAGATTCAGAAAAAGATCTATTAAATTAAAGAGGAAATCAAAATTCTCAAAGAGACTCTTGAGGAAGAACAAAAACCTCTTGATTACCTGAGCATAAGTTAGATCCGTCCTACCTGGTGTTGAGAAAGGAGGAAGTCTTGATTTGTGGGTTATGGCTAATTGAGAGAGAACTTATCGCTTCAAGGCACATAGTAACGACGCTTTCTTTCAGACTATATTTGCCCCCACAACTTGTGTGCAAAGAGGTTAGTGTAAATAAGCCTTATGGATACAATGAAGCCTAGCAATTCTGCTATTGTTGATCGGTGTTTTGCGTTTGCGACAATCAACCAACACTCAATTGAAAGTTTCAAGAAGCTCAAGGTTTGTGGAAACTATAACTGTAGTCTATAGTTTCCAGGTGTTGTTTTGTAAAGCAAAGAAGTAATAAAGAGATGATTTGAATGAATAGAACAGTGTATCTCAGCTTATAGGAAAATTAGATGTCTCTCCAATCTGCAGAATACCATTCTTTATAAAGAGACATATATGCCTCTTCGATATAGGATACAACCCTTCATAAACGTACGTAGTACCCTTTCGTCCAAAAGTTACCAGCAAATGCTTCTGATATTTGCATAATTTGAAAACAGATTGGTTATTGGTCGTTGTGAAATAACACAATGCTTCACCTATATGTATGTTCAACAGTTTCCTATAACTGAGATCCTTTTGAACTTTGAATTGTGGTGATCAGTCACAATTTTTGAATTCTTTATAATTTGAAAATCACTCTAACACCTGGTATCAGAGTTTGTTTTGCTTAAAAACAGGCAAGGCAAAATGCTTATGCCACAGAGTTAGATTCTCTTGACAAACAAAAGAGAATCCAAACTTAAAAATCATCAGTCATATTGTACTATAAAAAGAACTGATAATTGACAAGTGTGCTTTCATACAATGCAGATTCAAGAAAATCAATACTCTATTGAATACGTTTCTAGAGTATTAAATACTCTCTATGACGAACATTCCTTCTTAGTTCCTTCGACTCGTTCGGGGTTTGTTGATATTGCCAAGTCTCTTCATTGCTTAATTTGGTGCAAGTATGGATATTTCTTAAATGATTTTCTGGTTCCTGCTACCCGGGGGATGGGTATTTATGTGATGCTAGAAACAAATTTGTGTGGATGCAGAATGCTTAGATTTTATTATCTTCTAGAACCCATATATACAATACTACACTTGTGAAACCATGGTTATGTAGAAAATGATTATGATTGTATGAAACTGTGGATTGATTATTATAGACTGATCATTAGAGCATGTCCACCCATTGCTGAAAATTCAACTCAGGTTAGATGCCACATAGGCAATCCAACCCAGACCCAAAAAACTCCAACCCACCCATCAAATGAGTTTTCTTATTTTCTAGCCCAGGTTAGTTTTTTTGAGGTAGATATCTAGCCCAGGTGAGAGAAGAAAAGCAATCCAGGCGACTTGCGCCACATCAGCTCAACCCATCACATGGGTGACGTCAACTTGGGCTTGGGGCCAGCATCTCACGCTTCCACTCACCGCGTGAAACACACGGAATTCATTTTTTGGCCGTATCAAATCTCGCGTGAATAGCACATTCTCCTTTGAAAGGGACATGCAACAGGCTGGGCCCCATTGCCCATTACTCCACCTTCATTTTTTGACCGCTTACTTTTTATGAAAATGTAACAATGTTTTTAATAAATAAATAAATTCATATTGTGTAAAATCCTCTATAAATACCTGTCATCTCTTTTGCATTCTAAAAAAAAAAAATTAACTAGTTTGATAGTTTGATAGCTAATTCATATATCCTTAGTTAATTAGATTATGTGTTTTTTATTAGAAAATATCAAATAAAAATATATTTTTTTACATTTGACTTGTTAATTAAATGTCATGAAATAAAACATTAATTTCAGTATGTCATATAATTTTTATAAATTATTAATTATTTATGTCTAAGACGATTAATTTACACTTAAAATGTATTTCTAAATTCAATAAACAGTCACTGTCACGTGGCAGCAATCTCATATTTCTGACGGATGGAAACTGCTGCCCAGTCACAATGACCTAGAGTGACCCAGGTCATTATACTCATTCTAACCTAACGGGTGAACTTGCTCTTATGTTTGACATAATAGGGAAATGGCCTGCACTTCATATTCTGAAAGAAGCTTTGGCTCGATGGAGAGTGAGATTTGAAAGGACATGGATGATGCGAGGGAAATTTAGATTGATGGAGAGCGAGACTTATCAGAGATTTCCATATATAGTAGTTTCGAGCTCAGGAGAAAATTGGGGGGTAACTCCCCTTCTCATTGTTATATGCATAATCTATATTCTGGAAATCGGTCTCTTAGAATACTCGGGTGTGCTAACAGTATTATACATTTTTTGCTTCATGCGGGATTAACAGAGTCTACGAGTTGTCTTTTTTCAATAAGGTAATAGTAACGTAAAACTCTTATTGTAACCAGTACAAACTAAATATACTTTCATGTTTGACAAGCTTATACTGCAGTTGGCACTATACAATTTATTGCTGGGTCATTTATATTTTAAAATTAATTCGCTTGTTATAGTTGTTCTCTATAATGGCCATTTGACATGAGAAAAGGCTTAACTTAGCTTCTTATTTGTGGCTTTTCTGTATTTGCAGGTTAGAATTATCTGGTATCCCAGAGTATCTCCGATATCTTGTCTATGATTGTAGACATCTTGGAGATGACTTAGGTAAGAATGCTTAGGTGAATATAATGAATGTTTCCCTGTAATTATATATGGATATTAGTCAGTTAGTTGTTGTTTATGTTTTGGTAATTGGAAAGTACTGGAGGTAAATGCTAGTTCTGATATATATTTTTGTTTTGCTTATGTACATGATTTTGAGGGTGAACTTGTACCAATTGTTTTAGAGAATTGTTTTATGGCATACGTAGTTCATAAAAGTTTCTGCAGTGGGAGTTAAATGTCGATAAGGACAAGGATGCATCCATTGAGGACTTCTATAGGTGGGTTTCTTCCTTGTTTTTGTGGGCATTTGATACCTTATTACAGTTCTTTGCATTCATGAAATTCTGATTCCTTGCAATCAAAATATGTACAGGACTGCAATGACATGGTGAATGGAAGGCAAAGTTGGTTAGGACTAACTCTGGAAGTCTGGAAAGCAGAGAATAAGTGGTTCTGAACTTAGGGAACTTATGAATTATGATACCACAAGTTATGTATATTGGAATGCAATATTGTACATGCCAGATCAACATTGTATTCAGCTGATGTTTATACGGTCTTGTCTTAAACTATGTCGTTGTCTTGTCATAAACCATGTCTTTGTCTTATCCCTTAATCATCTGATTGCCACCAAATGTAGTTTGCTTTCCCGCCAACTTGAATGAGAATGGGGATGGAATTTTATTGTTTAGGGGACAATCTCTATGTCAGTATTTCTTCTCCAAATTCATTAGGAGACGGAGCTATCTTTCGTCGCCTTAAACTTGGGGATGATTTTTAGGAGACGACTTTAGCCACAAAGCCGTTCCATCTCAAATATTTTTGGGAAACGAATTTTGATCTTTTGGACACAAAACGGTTTTGTCTCTGAATGGGTATTCTGTAGTGAGACCACAAATTTGAGTATTTGACAGACAATCAGACTTTGAAGGATGATCTGATGGTATATCAGTTCTGTATAAGCAATGATAGCAGTATGCCCTTTCTTACTGCAGATCTGACACTCAGTTGGAGCACCAACATTGTTTCTATACTCAGCAGCCACTAAATTTGCAGGATTTTGAAAACACATGCTAGCTGGTTGTCCTCTCTTATGACAGATATATAGTACATTCTAAATTCTGATAGCAGTCACCAGCAGAATGGCCTTTCTTTCCACATATCTGACATTCCACTGGATTATAAGACTTAAATGACCCTGAACTTTCACCTTGATAAAACTTAGAATTGTTATTCCAACCAGACTTTGAACCACTACCAGTCCAAGATCCCTTTCCTTTGTCACCACCATTAAACGAGGACTTCCATTTGCCATCATCATTTGACTGATTTGAACCATTACTATTATTCCTGTAATTTGTGTTCCTTGCAACCATAGCAGTCATCACACCTTGTGAGTCACATTGCTTCTCTATGTCTCATTCTGCTGCTAATAGCTGAGCATGAAGAGGAATAGCTGTCTCTCGAGCTCTTATCACTGTCTTAATCATAGCATACTCATCTGATAGTCCATTCAAAGTCACAACAATTATATCCTCATCTGACATAGTCACACCAACAGAGTTCAGCTGGTCTCTTGCATGCTTTATCTTCAGAAGATACTTACCAATGCTATCAGCACCCTTCTTAATAGTTTGTATATCTGTTTTAAGCTGCATAATGTTGGCTCTAGACACAGTTGAGAATCTTTCAATAAGTGAGCACCATGCATCTTTAGCAGACTTACTTCCAACTATAACATCCATTTTCTCAATCATCAAGAGTGACCATGAGTAAAAAAAAAGGAAAAAAAAAAGAGTGGGCATGAGTAAACCTAGGAGGGCTTTATATGTTCTTTTCCATTCTTTATAGGCATCTGTAACTTCATTTGTCACCCCACAATCTTCAGAATTTTCCGAAGGACAAACATCAGTACCATCAAAATGACCAAAACGATCATTTCCTTCAAGAACCGACTGAAACTGAAAACTCCACTTCACAAAATTGTGCTCTGTCAATCTCACCGTTATCATGCTCAAGATAGAATTGATTTCACTCTTGAGTAATTGCCATTTCTTCAATATCACCACAAAATCAACACATATAGAGAATTAATACTCTTCTGAGATCATAAGCACACTTGTATCTTCTATTATGAGAAAAATCACAAACAATAGCATCTCATCAACAGTTTATCTTCTATTATCATCATCTCAACAATCAGCAGCAAATTTATCTTCTACTATCATCAAATCCACACAAGTAAACAAATCAGAACCACAAAATAGTCACCAAAATTCTGCACCTTAGCTCAATCACCAAGCAAATGCATCAAATCCTCTAAGCGAAGCTTTAGACTGGAAAAATTCTGCACCTTAGCTCAATCACCAAGCAAATGCATCAAATCCTGTAAGCGAAGCTTTAGACTAGAAAACCTCATCTTCGTCTCGTATGAAATCTCAAGCATATTAACACATGCTTAGATCTACAGCAATATAGCACTGAAAAACTTCCAAATCTCATAAATCTCCAAAGGCTATACTTGATTCAGCTCAACAACAAAAATAGAACACAATCGAGTACCATAAATGTACTAATAATCAGATCTAGATTTTCTAAACTTCAAAGCTTGAGAACGAAGTAAATGCGGAAGTGAGTACTTAGAAGTAGAAACCATAAGCATAGAAAGCATCAGGATCAAGAGCCAAAGCTCTGATACCATGATTCTGCTAGAAGAGAGTTAAAAGAATTCTGTATTGATGATCCTTTATCTGTTCAAAACAATGAGCTATTTAACATGACATTTACTTGTCTACACTATTGAAGAAACAAAAATGCACCATCTGTACGCATTTACAGTTTGACAGTCATTTTTATCAGCAAAAGTATAAGTACCCAAACCTGGGTCCATCTTCAGTGTCTCCATTCCAGAAAAGCAGTGGAGCAGTCAAATCTGAGTGCAGCTGGTTCAGTTTTAGGGGGCACAAGTGAAACATAACATGTTGAGCAAATGAACAGACGTGGGACTTCATCAGCATCCTCCATTCCACAGCAGCGTGTATGCTGCCACACTTCACATATATCACAGGCCACCATCCTTTCACCATCATCATCTGTAGCCCCACATTCACATCTCACCATCCAAGTGTCCGATCCCCCTTGGTACCTCAAAGGTGTGTCTAAATCAATCCCACTCCCTCTCACTCCAACCTCTGTACCTGATTGAACTGTTCCGGCAAGTACGTCCATATCATCTGATTCCTCCAAGCCTTTAATTTCCGTCACCACAAACTGTTCAGTCATACAATATGTATCCCTCAGTGCATTCTCAGCTTCCTGCTTTAGCTCTCCAACAGTTGCATTCAGCGGCATTACCACTATCTCACCTGGAGGCAAATCCCTCTTGAAATCAATTTCCTTATCAGTGAAACTTGGCAATATTTGGCAAAACAGTGTCAGTAACTTCTCTGTATCATCCCTAACTGAACATTCCTTTACGAAGTGCTTACTGTCCAATACTGCTTGTGTAGCCAACTCTACCAATCCAGATTCTGGATATCCCAACAGCACATGCTCATACAAATAAAGAACATCACTGTAAACATCAATCCCAGAAACTGGAGCTGCTGCTTGAGGGGGTGGGGGAAGTATCTCTTTCTCAGGTTCAGAAACTTTATCATCATCATCAAGATCATGAACCGTATATTCCAAAATCCGAGTTGTTGGGTTCACCGAACGGCAGACAACCTGATTCCCAACAATCACATTGTTCAGTGATTTCAGCACATAATCCAACAAACCTGTATCTCCAATATGCAACCTAGCTGCATCTCGAACATCTTGCCGGGCCATCCCACCATTTTTAAAATCCTTCTCTTTCTTTTCTTTCAATGCGCTCACAATCACATCTGCTGCAAACTCTAGTCTTTTGGCAGGCCATCTGCTATCCATGTGAGAAACGACAGTAGAAAACTTCCTATACTTAGAAGACTTTTCCTTCATCGGAGGCTTGATCTTGAGAGATTCTCTGGTTGCAGGTCTTGCTTTCTCCATCACATCTGCAGGTTTGGCAGTAGGAAGTAGGGAGTTTCTCTTTGCGGGAAAGCAAGCCTTGACAGTAAGCATAAATCTGAGAAGATCTTTGATAGTAACCAACTGTGTCTCACTCAAATATCTGTAGTAACGAACAATTTTCTTCAGCTCTTCATACTGGTCCATGTCACTAAAATCTTGGATGATCTTTTCAAGTTCTAATGAGCTGAGAATCTCCAGTGCTCTATTATAGATGTGCTCCTTGACCCCAAAGCTTCCATGGCAAAATTTGTAACCCCATCTACCAAACCAAGGATGTCCATAAGCAACTCCATGTAGCAGGCGAAGTTCCATGGACCGCTTTTTTGAGGCATCTTCGACTGTGATTTTCCTGCAAAGATATCACTGCATCAAAACCAATTCCTTTATTTTCAATAACATAACAGCAGGATATGAGATAAAGGCCTTTTATATAACCTGGTTCGAAGACTAAGGCAGATCCGATCCCAAAGATCCATGAGCTCTCTGCCACAAAGATGCTTAGAACCACCTTCATGTCCATTGATGCATAGCAAATGAGCAAACCCATTACAGTGAATTAACCCATGTAAGAGATGTGTTGAAAGATCAAAGATATCATCATCCAAAGGCTTATTCCAGTCATCATTCATTGGAATTATCATGTGGTACTTTCTCTTTGATACGAAATGGTTACTCCAGCCTAAACAACAATAACAACATGTCATGTCCCAACCAAAGGAGAAACTCAGAAGTAAGCTGAAGATGGCACAACACAGAAGCTGCAATGACAATGGTACAGTAAAGAGAATAGAATAATGTAGTAGACTAAAGCTTGACGACTGGATAACCAACGATTTCTATATTTACAGGAATGAAATTTCATTAAATAGAACAGGAACTATAAAATACAGACGGGATAACCACATCAGTGACTATACGTGAAAAAGAAAAGACACTGAAATGACTAGCACTAGTTTTTCCCCGATTTATTGATAATCCATTGCATAGGGGAAATCACTTGTTTAGGAAAGATGCAAAGTACAACTCATTCACAGCATTAATGAAACTGAAGAACTCCCCTATGGTTTTGGACTACTAACTATCTGAAATTATCTTATTTTCTTCCTAGATATCCGACTTGGATGTTTTCTTCTATACATTTTTCAGAACCCAATAGTCTGAGACACAGGACTCTCTCGATGCACTCTTGTTCAAGTACATTAACAGAGTAGAGTGCTCATAAAGAATACACAACTGTATACTACATAGAGTGCTCTTATCGTTTAACAGCTAAGATTGTTCATAACTTCTAGTCGCATAAATTGTAATTGTCATCGTTTTTTGACTTAAAGGTTTCTAGATTTACAGGAATGGAAGCAAAACGAAGACCCAGATAACTTTCTTGATTTACCCAAGGAACAAATCATATACTTTCTTGATAACTTCCTAAAATTGAAGTACATTACAGAATGGAATGCACAAAATGAAAAGCAACAAACTTTGCGAAACCCCCAATTTTCAATTTTCAATTCTCAATCTCAAACCTCACACCAGAATCAGCACAAACCCACTTCAGGAATTCCAAAACCCAATTCAGGAATGGAAGCAAAACCCTAAACCCCCAAAACCCTGAAACCCATAAAAAGCAGAAACCCAATTCAGGAATGGAAGCAAAACCCAGAAAAAAGAGCAGAAACCCAATTGAGAAATGGAAGCAAGAAGGAAGAAGGGGGTTGTTACCAGTACAACGGCAGTGATCGCAGAAGGGGTTGTCAGAGTCCTTGACGTTCTCTTCAATGGTGTAGAGAGGAAGAACAAGGCTGCGGTCGTCATGAACAAGAAGAGTGCACCAAACGGGCATGCCGAGAAGGCTGTAACTCTCAAGCTCTGCGCATTGCTGAAGAAAGAGACGAATGTTATCACGGAAGGGACCCAATGGGAGAATTGGGTAACCGGGTTCCCCAAACGAGTGAAACCCATACACCTTTGGCCTTCGCTTCCTCTTCTTGCTGGCTTCCAGGGTTGGGATCATCATCTTCCTCTACTCTTTCTTGGACGGTTTTCTTGAAATGTTATGTTTTCTTCAAGAACAAGAAGAAGAAGGGTTTGAGAGAGAGAGACAGAGAGGTTTTAGGGAGTGGTGAGTTTGTTGCAGATGCTGTTTGTTTGTCAGTTACAGGCAGGGGAGGGGAGGCACAATCGCGCGCTCGAATTAATTAGTTAAGATTACCCTTCTTTTCAGACATATTTACATGCAGAGACAACAAAGAGTTTGTTAAGAACTATGGCCATTTTTGTCATTTCACTTGTTCGTGTGGTGCTGAGAAAATGCGGTTTTACATTTTGATTTCTGTCATAAAATACACGAGGAATTTTTACAACAAATGGTCACAAGTACAACACCCGCCCTACCTACACAGTCTGGTCGGTCTAGTAGAAACATGTTAAGCTCCAAGTGGAAGCATACGGTTTTTACATTTTGATTTCTGTCATAGGATTACACTTTGAATGGTCTTGCGAAGGTCTTTCGAGACGTAGGACTTATGATAAATCTTATTTTACTGAGTTATCCTCCCCACCGAATGCCAATGGTAAGGCTTTTCCTGTGTTACGGATATGGTCAGTCCGTATTACTCCTAATTTAGAACTCCATAATGTTTTATATGTACTTGATTTGTCACATCACTTGATATCTGTACCCCAAATGAACACTGAGTCTCGATGTTCTGTAACCTTTTATCCTATGTATGTGATTTTTCAGGATCTTCTCACTAGAGAGCTAATCAGTCGGGGGTATTTGAGGGGCAGATTGTTTCATTTGGATCAAACACGCAAGAGAGAAGCCAGGAGCACAATCTAGCATCGCTTTGACTTCGAGTTCTATCTAGCTAAGTGAAATTTGGTTGTTGCATCGCCGATTTGGACACCAATCTTTTAGCCTTATGAAAAATCCACGCCTTCTTTATTTATTGGTGTTAATGAGTCTGCTTTGCGTTCTGAAACATGTGTTATAGCTAAGAGTCATCGTGCTACTTATTCTCTGAGTTTTTCTAAAAGTGGTAGTCCTTTTGAAATTATTCCTTCTAATGTATGGGGACTTTCTAGAGAGCCTATTGTGTCGGGTATGAGGTACTTTGTATTGTTTGTTGATGATTGCACAAGATTGTCATGGGTTGCTCTTCTTAAAACCAAAGATGACGTCTTTCTAGCTTTTCGTCTTTAATTCTCTAAACAAAATAATTTGATGGTGCTATTGTACTGTGTTTGGACAACCTTTTGACGTTCTTGCATCTCATGTTCCTATTCCCTTATTTCATAATCTTCCCGCCTGTGTCTTTGGTTGTGTTGTTTTTGTTCATGTTCCTAAACGAAAGACGATTGATAAGATGAGCAGAAGCATTTCCAACATCACCCCAAAGATATTTAGGCATATGAGCACTAATGAGAATGGCACGAGCCATGCGGGAGATGACGTTTAGATAGACATGTGTAGACTGTTATGTTGCACGTGAGGGTTCGTGTTCGAGAGGAGAGGGTGACATAGATTCACGTGCAAACCTTGAGTCAGGTTGCACGTGAGGGGGCGTGCTGGAGAGGAGAAATCTCACGTCAGAAAAGTGACAAATAAAATATAACTTATATGTGGGTGGATTATACCCAATTGTATCGAGACCTTAATTTTGTAATTAAAACCTAACACCTTAAAGGAAGTTAAGTTGGGACAGTATCAGCATGAAGATGATCCATGGCCCACGCTTCTCAATGCTTGACATGATATTAGAGCGGGTCCCTCTCTAGTTGCGTCCTAGTTGGGGATGGGCTAAGCTTAGGTGCCAGACTAACCAAGCTTTGGGTGTCATGCCTTGTCATTAGAAGATGTCTGATTGGATTGTCACCAAATTGTCCAATGTGGGCCAAGTTGGTCGGGTTGATTGGTTTAGACAGACACGTGTAGACTGTTATGTTGCACGTGAGGGTTTGTGTTCGAGAGGAGAAGGTGACACAGATTCACGTGCAGACCTTGAGTCAGGTTGCACATGAGGGGACGTGTTGGAAAGGAGATATTCCACATTAGAAAAATAACAAATAAAATATAACTTATATGTAGGTGGATCATACCCAATTGTACCGAAGCCTTTTATGATTAAAACCCAACGCCTTAAAAATGGTTAAGTTGAGACAGTATCGGTAAGAGGATAATCCACGAGCCACACTTGTTTGATAAAATCAGTCTTCTGCAAATAACATAAGTAACCCAATGCATGCATAAGTATCAAGATTTGTTGCCACGGACATGTTTCTCATTTTCTCATACTCTAGAGATGAATCATGATCGATCTCAAGGGCAGACCTGTATTCAAGCCCGACGGGGTCCGAACCCCGCACAAAGTTTGGACAAATCTTGTATTTTCATGTGTTGCACTGCTGCAGTGGTTAAAGTTGCATACAATTATTTTATTCTATATATGTGAACCCCACTTAGCCAATCTGACAGAGCCACGTTTCCTCACGTACTTGACAGGTAAGAGAAACCAAAAAGTAAATAGGAAGATATGTGCCTACTATATTTTATATAATTAATATTTATTAAATTGAATTGGTTAACTGAATTAATAAATGGCAATATTATATATTGCCATAGATGTCAAGGTAATTAATGATTTTGATTTTTCTAACGATAATAATTACGTCAATTTGTGTCTTTACTGCTGAGTATCATTTGGTCGAGCGGCATAGTCTCTTCCTTAATAAGAAGGAGGTTGTGAGTTCGACTCACAAATTTTATAATATTTGAGTTGTTTACTTAAAAAAAAAAAAATNNNNNNNNNNNNNNNNNNNNNNNNNNNNNNNNNNNNNNNNNNNNNNNNNNNNNNNNNNNNNNNNNNNNNNNNNNNNNNNNNNNNNNNNNNNNNNNNNNNNNNNNNNNNNNNNNNNNNNNNNNNNNNNNNNNNNNNNNNNNNNNNNNNNNNNNNNNNNNNNNNNNNNNNNNNNNNNNNNNNNNNNNNNNNNNNNNNNNNNNNNNNNNNNNNNNNNNNNNNNNNNNNNNNNNNNNNNNNNNNNNNNNNNNNNNNNNNNNNNNNNNNNNNNNNNNNNNNNNNNNNNNNNNNNNNNNNNNNNNNNNNNNNNNNNNNNNNNNNNNNNNNNNNNNNNNNNNNNNNNNNNNNNNNNNNNNNNNNNNNNNNN encodes:
- the LOC101298938 gene encoding PHD finger protein MALE MEIOCYTE DEATH 1-like — translated: MMIPTLEASKKRKRRPKVYGFHSFGEPGYPILPLGPFRDNIRLFLQQCAELESYSLLGMPVWCTLLVHDDRSLVLPLYTIEENVKDSDNPFCDHCRCTGWSNHFVSKRKYHMIIPMNDDWNKPLDDDIFDLSTHLLHGLIHCNGFAHLLCINGHEGGSKHLCGRELMDLWDRICLSLRTRKITVEDASKKRSMELRLLHGVAYGHPWFGRWGYKFCHGSFGVKEHIYNRALEILSSLELEKIIQDFSDMDQYEELKKIVRYYRYLSETQLVTIKDLLRFMLTVKACFPAKRNSLLPTAKPADVMEKARPATRESLKIKPPMKEKSSKYRKFSTVVSHMDSRWPAKRLEFAADVIVSALKEKKEKDFKNGGMARQDVRDAARLHIGDTGLLDYVLKSLNNVIVGNQVVCRSVNPTTRILEYTVHDLDDDDKVSEPEKEILPPPPQAAAPVSGIDVYSDVLYLYEHVLLGYPESGLVELATQAVLDSKHFVKECSVRDDTEKLLTLFCQILPSFTDKEIDFKRDLPPGEIVVMPLNATVGELKQEAENALRDTYCMTEQFVVTEIKGLEESDDMDVLAGTVQSGTEVGVRGSGIDLDTPLRYQGGSDTWMVRCECGATDDDGERMVACDICEVWQHTRCCGMEDADEVPRLFICSTCYVSLVPPKTEPAALRFDCSTAFLEWRH